Within the Beduinella massiliensis genome, the region CCTGCCCAGCTCCGGATCGGAGGAAATCGCCTCCGTGGTGTAAAACATTTCCGGCATGCCGCTGCCCTTGGGCCCTTCGTAGCGGATGAAGACCGCGTCGCCGGGGCGGATGTCGTGGCGAAGCACCGCCGCGATGGCCTCTTCCTCGCTGTCAAAGGGCCGCGCGCGCAGCGTCGCCTGAAACATCTCCCTGGGCACGGCGCTGTGCTTGACGACCGCGCCCTCGGGCGCGAGATTGCCCCGTAGGATGGCGATGGTGCCGTCCCGGCCGATGGGGTCGTCGAACGGACGGATTACGTCCGTTCGCTTCAGATTCCAGGGGGCCAAATACCGTTCGCATTGGCCGTAGAAGCCGCTGGCGCGCAGCGCCTCCAGGTTTTCGCCCAGCGTCTTGCCGGTAACGGTCATGACGTCCAGGTGCAGCATGGAGCGAATCTCCTCCATCACGGCGGGGACGCCGCCCGCGTAATAGAAAAACTGCGCGGGCCAGCGGCCCGCAGGGCGGATGTCCAGCAGGTAGTGCGCGCCGCGGTGCAGGCGGTCGAAGGCCTCTGCGTCCAGGTCGATGCCGAACTCGTGGGCGATGGCGGGGATGTGCAGCAGGCTGTTGGTCGAGCCGGAGATGGCCGCGTGCACCATGATCGCGTTTTCAAAGCTTTCGCGCGTCACGATCTGGCGCGCCGTGACGCCGCGCCGCGCCATGTCCGCCGCGAGGCGTCCCGCCTGATACGCGGCCTCGCGCAGTTCCCCGCAGGTCGCGGGCATCAGCGCGGTGCCGGGCAGCATCAGGCCCAGCGCCTCCGCCATGATCTGCATCGTGGAGGCCGTGCCCATGAAGCTGCACGCGCCGCAGCTGGGGCAGGCATGGCGCTTGTAGTACGTGAGCTGTTCCTCCGTGATCTCGCCGCGCTGACGCATGGCGCTGTACATGCCGATCTGCTCCAGCGTCAAAAGGTCGGGGCCCGCGTCCATTACGCCGCCCGTGACGACGACGGAGGGGATGTTCACCCGGCCGATGCCCATGAGCTGCGCGGGCACGGCTTTGTCGCAGCTGGCGATGAAAACGCCCGCGTCGAACGTCGTGGCGTTTGCGTGGATTTCGATCATGTTCGCGATCATGTCGCGGTGGGCGAGCGAGTAGTTGATGCCGTCGTGCCCCTGCGCCATGCCGTCGCATATGTCGGTGGCAAAGTAGCGCGCGGCCTTTGCGCCGCCGTCCGCGATGCCGCGCGCCGCCTCCTGAACCAGCTCCATCAGGTGCGCGCTGCCCGGGTGGCTGTCGCCAAACGTGCTTTCCACGAGCACCTGGGGCTTTTCGAGGTCGTCCTCCGTCCATCCCATGCCCATGCGCAGCGGGTCCATCTCCGGCGCGAGGGCGCGAATCTTCTGGCTGTTCAACATGCGGGTCCCCATCCTTCCTTTGCTTTTCCCATTGTAGCATGAAAGGGGAGGGGAAAAAAGCAGAGAATGCAAAAAACACTCGATTTTGGCGCGCGGATGCGTCATAATAGAGTCACAACAGCATGTAAAGAGGAGTGATTCCATGGCGAAAATCATTGGCGCAGCCCTGCCGAACATTCCATGGCAGGAGCGTACCGCGGGCTGTCAGGATCCCGTGTGGCGCTACAGCGGGAACCCCATCATTGGGCGCGACGCGATCCCGTCCAGCAACAGCGTGTTCAACAGCGCCGTCGTTCCCTTTGGGGAAGGCTTCGCGGGCGTGTTCCGCTGCGATTCCAAGTCGGTCAGCATGGACATCTTCGCGGGCTTTTCAAAGGATGGCCTGCACTGGAACATCGACCACGAGCCCATCCGCTTTGAGGGCGACCCCGCCGTGACGGCGCGCGAATACCGCTACGACCCGCGCGTGTGCTTCATGGACGGCAGGTATTACGTCACCTGGTGCAACGGCTATCACGGCCCGACGATCGGCGTCGCCTGGACGGAGGACTTTAAGACGTTCCACCAGCTTGAGAACGCCTTCCTGCCCTATAACCGCAACGGCGTGCTCTTCCCGCGGAAGATCGGCGGCATGTACGCCATGCTCAGCCGCCCATCCGACACGGGGCATACGCCGTTCGGAGACATCTTCGTCAGCTTCAGCCCGGA harbors:
- the ilvD gene encoding dihydroxy-acid dehydratase, giving the protein MNSQKIRALAPEMDPLRMGMGWTEDDLEKPQVLVESTFGDSHPGSAHLMELVQEAARGIADGGAKAARYFATDICDGMAQGHDGINYSLAHRDMIANMIEIHANATTFDAGVFIASCDKAVPAQLMGIGRVNIPSVVVTGGVMDAGPDLLTLEQIGMYSAMRQRGEITEEQLTYYKRHACPSCGACSFMGTASTMQIMAEALGLMLPGTALMPATCGELREAAYQAGRLAADMARRGVTARQIVTRESFENAIMVHAAISGSTNSLLHIPAIAHEFGIDLDAEAFDRLHRGAHYLLDIRPAGRWPAQFFYYAGGVPAVMEEIRSMLHLDVMTVTGKTLGENLEALRASGFYGQCERYLAPWNLKRTDVIRPFDDPIGRDGTIAILRGNLAPEGAVVKHSAVPREMFQATLRARPFDSEEEAIAAVLRHDIRPGDAVFIRYEGPKGSGMPEMFYTTEAISSDPELGRSIALITDGRFSGASKGPAIGHVSPEAAAGGPIALVEEGDLIRIDIPKRALSIVGARGEARTPDEMEQILAERRARWQPRAAKYQSGVLKLFCERAVSPMKGGYME
- a CDS encoding glycoside hydrolase family 130 protein, producing the protein MAKIIGAALPNIPWQERTAGCQDPVWRYSGNPIIGRDAIPSSNSVFNSAVVPFGEGFAGVFRCDSKSVSMDIFAGFSKDGLHWNIDHEPIRFEGDPAVTAREYRYDPRVCFMDGRYYVTWCNGYHGPTIGVAWTEDFKTFHQLENAFLPYNRNGVLFPRKIGGMYAMLSRPSDTGHTPFGDIFVSFSPDLTFWGKHRYVMGTIGDDRSAWQSKKIGPGPIPIETDEGWLLIYHGVINTCNGFVYRVGAALLDIEKPWIVKERGAYYILGPRELYECVGDVPNVTFPCATLQDAATGRIAIYYGCADTVTGLAFTTVDDLLAYIKAHPLK